The DNA window TTTCATGCATTCGCTTCACAGGAAAGGTGTACATTTGTTTATGCTCAGtaattaattagttattgattaattattattaattactaatattaattaattgaatttaattattttacaatgtATACCTTTTGCATTTCATGGGATCTCTGCATATGGTGCTTGCTCAGCATTCACAAagccctgaattcaatccccaacactgaGACATGTGGGGGCCATGGTGAAGTTCTGGCTCTGTCTGCCACCAAGAGCCACGTCTGGGCTCATGGTCCTAATGCAGCTGGAGTCTATGTTGATATCTGTAGCCCAAATTACCATCAAAGGCCAAGGGGGTGTCCATGGTCTGGAGTGTCACCAGAGACCATCTTTGGGACATGCTGTTGTGGGGAGGGACATGCTGATCTGAGTTGCCTGCACGGCTACCTGAGGCCATGGGGACATCTGGGACCAGGCTACTGCCAAGGGCCATGTCTGAGTTCATGGTCCTATGGTAGCCAGGGTCTGTGATGATGTCCCAGGGCTGTGTTATTACCAAAGGCCATGCATATGTCTCTGGTCTGGACTGGTGCCTGAGGCACCATGCTGAGCTGGCCTTGCCCCTCACCTAGGCAGCACAATAGAGCTGACACTGACATCAGGGGAACTGGTGAACAACCCCAAGGTCATGAGAGTGGAAGAGCTGGGCTGCTTTagtactcaggagagcaggccctgaacCTTACCTGGGCAGTACCCTGGTAGTAGGTATGCAGGTGTGCTGCTCCCAAGGGCATGAGCacaagagagctggccctgcccctcactggctgtaGCATTGGGTAAACAAATGAGAACaatgctggagagcttgccctggtggttcGGACACAGGAGAGACGGCAGGCTTAGCTatctcccaggcccagatccagggctttgagttggccaaCCCCAAAATCCACCCCATCTGTGATCTGCTGAAGCACATGAAAGagccagtcctgcagatccaaagctgcaggatctccatgagaCAAGACAACACCAGGATGTCCTACAGGAGTCCCTGTGAGGATCAAATATAGATAgcgtagcagaagccagaggcctaggAATAGACCAacgactcattgcaatgaatatttgcaagtaaagatgtgtggacaaaagggtgtactgtaggacacactgtgacacactacagcttccacaacaccattttctttcttcttgttgttattgtttttaagatttatttatttattttacatgtatgtatactctATCAGCATGTAtacttgcatgccagaagagggtatcagatcccattacagatggttgtgagccattatgtggttgctgggaattgaactcgggacctctggaagagcagacagtgctcttaacctctgagccatctctccagcccccagcactttcttttttgttctatcttattttattttcttttgcaggGTAGGTTACAAGGACAGAGGGTGGATTCAAAGGGATGGGAGAGAtgggtgggattggggtgcacAATGTAAAGTTCATAAAGGATCAATAAACATTGGAAAGGAGAAAAAGTATTTGCTCAAGTTCCTGGTGAATTCTGTAGAGAAATTGCTAGAAGTAGAGGTCAAAGCTATTTTGAGGCTCACCACACATGCTGCCAAGTAGCTTTCCAGTAATGTGTACTGATTTCACCCCCTTCCAGCTGCAGCGAAGAGCCTATGATTGGCAAGTGCCACACACTATGCCTGGGGGAGGGTTTCTTGTTCATCCAAAGCCTCCAGGCAGTCGTGACAATGAATCCCTTGTCCTGCCCagcccatcccctctccccacgCTGGCCTCCATTCCTGGTTCTAGGCTGGGTTGTGTGAGGTCTCTGTTCAGATCTGTCCTGCCGTTTGACACTCTCAGCTATATCTCAGAGCAAGACTGGAAGAGCTGAAGGGCGAGTGAGTTGTCCATCTTGGAACTCTGGCAAGGGAAAGTCAAGGGAGGGGTATACGGGGTGCTGGGTCATGTGTGCGCTTCAGGACTAGAGTCCTTAGCAGAATCCTGGTAAGGCAGAGGGAAACAGAGCCCACGGGATACTAAATGCTATTGCTGGGGTATAGTGGAAGACACTTGAGGGAGTCTTCAGTGACCGAGTATGGGAGGATTAGCCTCTGTGACAATGGCTACAAGACCTGCCAGTGCAAAAATGACTTCTGTTTCCCCACAGGCCCTGAAGCCCCTCATGAATCCCCGAAAGAAAGTGGACTTGAAACTTATCATTGTTGGTGCACTTGGGTAAGCCAAGCCTGGCTGCTGGGTGTTTGCTGGAGAAGAGCCTCAGCTGGGAGTGTCATGACTGTGCTACAGGCTGTGCTCCCACCCCCAAGGGACCCTGTCTGAGTCCGAGTGACAGCAGAATTGCACCTTTCTTCAAGGAAGGAAGCATAGTTGAGAGAAAGAAGCTAGCAAAAGGTTCTTGGTTTGGGTCCAGCTCTGTAGCCCTTCTGCAACTCTGGATCGTCCCACCCTCTGCTACACCCAACCAAAATCTACACACTGTTGTAGGATACTTAACCTTATCCCACATGGCTCATTTTGGTTGGTTTCTGCTTCTAGAAACTATTTTGTATCCTTTGCTCCCCAAAGGGTGGTCTCTAGACTATAGATACTAGAAATTCAAAATCTGGGTAACTCTCTAAGCATCCTGAGACCAACTTAAGGTATACACTGTTGTTGTGTGTCTATCCTACTTCAAGTTGCACATCAAAGCCCTTTCTTAAActccaaaacaaagaaagaaaggcggggagagggaggaagggagggagggagggagggagggagagagagaaggagagcgagagcgagagcgagagagagagcgagagagagagagagagagagagagagagagagagagagagagaacagtgtcCTGAGAAtggcataggtgtgtgtgtgtgtgtgtgtgtgtgtgtgtgtgtgtgtgtgtgtgtgtgtgtgtgtgtttatttataggTATGTGTTTACACATGTTCGGAATCTTTGTTTCCTCAGCGTGGGAAAGACCTCTCTTCTTCACCAATATGTACACAAAACATTTTTCGAGGAATACCAGACCACACTGGGGGCCAGCATCCTCTCCAAAATCATCATATTGGATGACACAACTTTGAAGCTGCAGGTGAGCCGTGCCCTCTGCCTCTTTGCTACACACACGCCTGAAAATCACCCACGTACACAGCAACAAGTACTAGAAGCTCGGAGGATCTGGAGAGAGATCAGTAAAGTACATGGGCTAATTGAGCTAAGCCTCGTCTCTTCACTGGCACACCCACTTGTTTATCTACTACAGCAAAAGTGAACAGTGTAACAAGGATAGATGACCCACAAAGCCAAAAATATATTTACTGTTGGGAGCTGGGCTAACAACCTCTACCCTCATAAATTAGAGAAAAAGTGAGAGCTAAGAGCTGTGGTAGAGTTGGGGGTTGCGGGGAGGGTGCAGTGCCTGGGTGCGGAAGGGCACACTTCCACCAGGATTTTCCCCACCCAGAAATGACAGCTTCAGCATGATACAACCTTGCTGGGCTTCCCTTCAGCCACTCATCAGAGCCTTGTGGGGCCCTGTTCTTCCTCTCCAGATCTGGGACACAGGTGGTCAGGAGCGGTTCCGCTCAATGGTATCAACATTCTACAAAGGTTCCGATGGCTGTATCCTGGCATTTGATGTTACTGATCCAGAGTCCTTTGAAGCCCTGGATATCTGGAGGGATGATGTCCTggcaaagattatccctatggaGCAGTCATATCCCATGGTGGTGCTGGGGAACAAAATCGATCTGGAAGATAGGAAGGtactgttccttccttccttccttccttccttccttccttccttccttccttcactcacTCAATGAACTGTATGCAACAGCTGTATACCTCATGCTGTGTTGGGCCTCACATACAGTGCTGACAGAGTCCTTGCCTCAAGAAATCTACCATCTAATAGTGACAATTATGGTACAACATGGTAAAAGCAGTGACAGTTATATACTTTGGAGATTTGGAAATTACAGTGGAAGGCCGTCTAAGTCCAGAATAGAGAGCCAGTGGATAGAAGAAGTGGGTTATAGGCTATAGAAGCAGCATGACATAAACTGAAACCATGAGTAGCAGAGAACCAGAGAGTTAAGACCGCAGAGGAACCAAGAGTCAGATCTTGGTGGAATTTGATTTCATTTTGAATCATATTTCTGCGTGGAGTCACACAGGCTCTAAAGGCATCAATTCTGGGACCTACAAGTTTGCTAGGTAACTAATCATTTCTCACTAAGTTAGGCATACCCAGGATAGCCAATGAACCCTTTGACAACTGGTCTACCCCATGACCACAGTGGCCATGTAGCTCATAGCCATCACAGGGCTGTTGAGTGGAAAGTTCTTTAACCTTTACATACATAAAAGGAATAGGGATTGTCTTGATTTGTAAAGCATGGCACAAAGGTATTTTGTGCTGATCAAAGTCCAAATAGTACCCAAAGGAGCTGTTAGAACCACATTCTCTCAGTATTTCTTATGGAAAACCATGATGGGAAATGGAGTCATGGTGTCTGAACTCTGTTTTCACAGTGCTTCAAACAGAAAACCTCAGGAGAACTGAACCAAAACTTGGTACCATGAAGTATAGGTGGACAAGAATTGGGGGAGAGAGAAGGTGTGCTTTCAGCTGCCCCCACCTGCAGAAGAGCAAGATCCCTGTTCAGAGAGGACATGTTTAGTCTGGGTGTTCAGAATCTGAGAAGCTTGAAGAACAGCCTCAAACAGCTAGGGAACCTGCAAGCTTTGGGATACCTAAGAACAAAACCTCAGGGGAGAAGTGTGTGCTAAGAACATGTCTTCAGTTTTGTGCGACCAGTTCGGGTTGGAGACTCAGTGTCAGACATCCTGTCTCAGACAGTAATCcaagtctctgtctctttcctcacTGGGCCAGCTGCAGTGGGAGCTTCTCTGTTAGCTTCACAAGTTCACAATCCCACCTGCTTAGGTCAGATAAGAGCTCTGGGGTGTAGTACTGTCTGGAGTGaagtaggaagagaggaaggccAATTTTGTGTTTAGATCTGATTCTgtggaaaagatggaaaagcagaGAGGTTGATAGCAGATAAACAACATTCTGGCTACTCTGAGTAGTGGCAGCTGTGCTGATGGAGAAAGGAAGTAAGATTGCAAacgttcaatgaatgaatgacgGATGCCTGGCTGGGTGTAGAGTAGGTGATGGATCATAGGATAGGTCTGAgccaagctggggggggggggggggcagtgaacTTTGCTTTAGAGAAGAATAAGGGACTGGAAGAAGCAACAAGCACCAGGCAAGCCAAACCCCTTCATCCTCTTGGAGAGACACATGTGGGAATGGCCACAATGGAGATGGTAAAGGGGAGATGGAGACCCAGGGGAAAGCCACCAAATGGGGCAGATAAAAGATGGtttggagccgggcatggtggcgtacgcctttaatcccagcactcgggaggcagaggcaggtgggtttctgagttcgaggccagcctagtctacaaagtgagttccaggacagccagggctatagagaaaccctgtctcgaaaaacaaacaaacaaacaaacaaacaaacaaaaaagatggttTGGGGAAGATAAAGGAAGTTTGTCTGTCAGCCAGGTAGGCCCAGAGGCAGGATTTGGAGGGAGGTGGCCTAGTAGGAACCGGATGTGCTGAACAATAATGAAATGAGTTCAGGGAAGTGTGGAAGAGGAAgtgagaagagaatgaagagagacTTAACACAACATGGATATTGTTAAAGCCACGAACTaagcaggggggcggggggggggcagctcCCGCTCTTGGCTCTCTTCACTCTGGTGCTGACTTAGCAAAAAGTTTGTCAACCCCTGGGTGGgatgaggaaaatgaagactAGCCAAATGACGGGTATCTAGGGAGCTTGTAGTCACAGGCACAGAGCTGAGGGGGCAGGCTCCATCCCTTTCAGCACCCTGACTGAGCTGGCCACCCATGGTCCACCATGCTCCTTGAATGCCCTGGGTCTACTCCAACAAGAAGAGCTTGCTCTTCTTGCCATGGCAACCAGAAGATGGGTTTCCTTAGACTATTTGAGAATTAGGGGAAACGTTGTAATTGTGTCCTCCTTAATGAAAACATAGTAGTTTTTCCTACTTAATTAAAGGAATATAAGTATTTAAAAGTACATTGCTAGACTTGGGAAGGAGGAAATTCTGGACCCTAGTGGTGATGATGGTCCCTCAAGAGCAGGCATATACATCATGCCCTGAGTTATACTCTTAAATGAGGCTACACTGTTAGCTTTTATGTGGTGTGTATTTTActatgagaaatacacacacacatatatgccaacacatacatacagccaGAATGATTCCAAAGAAATTACTGGCTCACCTTTGTTTAAAAACCCCTTCTGCAGAAGCCAATAATGGGAAAACCTTAGCTCATGAGAAAGGGGCTGTAACATTTGAGCTTCAAGGGATTTATTCTCTGAAGCTTGAATGCTTTGCTCCATGCCCAGTGGGGTGAGTTCTAACCTACAACCAACTGGTTAGAATGGTGTTTTCCAGTCTTTGTTGTTCTTGGAGGTTTACTAAGTAGTTTCAGATAAGCTAATTCTttgaaagctttctttatttttattttatgtctatgaataTCTTGCTTAGTGCATGTAAGTGCACCCCGTGCATGGTGAGGCAccgcagtgcctgcagaggccagaagagggcgtcagatttccctggaactggagttatcgTCAGTaactgagctgccatgtgggtgctgggaaccaaacccagatcttcCGCAAGAgggactgctgaaccatctctctggcccctctgctcattttaaatttatataacaATCATTTTCAATATATATGAGATGGGAAAGCATCACAGCTAATATTATGCTAACTGGAACCAACCTGATGGTTCAgcagtaaagacacttgccacagAGCCAGGCGGCCTGAATGTGATGCCTGGGACAAGTCAATGGAGAGAGAATTGACTTCTACAACTTGTCGATGCTgtccatacatgtacacacacacataattgccacacacacaaaatgtaaaatgaataaataaaaaaacataaataaatgtttgtaatCTGGCCTAGTTTTGGTCAAACATTGGTTCCTGATGAATGAGCAGAACCAAAATGTTAGCAGTCCATTGTAAGCAAGAGGAAAGCCCTTAAAAGCAACACTGTGTCTCCAGGTGCCACGTCTTAGATTTACTTTTAAAGTCCTCTGAGCTTAAGTTATAAATAACTGTTTTGTTTCATACATAAAAGATAAGATGATCTTCAAAATGTCATCAACTCAGAGCTGCAATTGGCAGAGAAAACTAAAAGGCGCTGCTGTCTGATGGCTTCTTTCCTAGACAGCCctctgtggggggaggggctggagtcCCAGAAAGAAGTGGCTTGGTGCTCAACTGATGTGCTCAAGATTCTGTTCAGTCATTTTTGAGACCAATCAGAAGGGTGGCAGATAAGATGAAGGTGGCAGACACCGAGGTCACTGTCTGCTTTGAGGGAAGGGACAGCAGAGCCGTGGCTACAGCTGCAGCAGAGGGTGTGACATACAAGCTCTGTCAGTGAATGATCAGCCTTGGACACTTTCCCGGGCCAATATAAAAACAGTGTCCTCTGCAGATTACAGCCTAGAGAAAGAGTTACTCTGCAGAACTGGACAGTAACTGCCGAGGACCAGATAACTTAGAAGCAATTAGATACTCAGGGTCTGGGGAGCTGGGAGCTAGAGCGGGCTGAACATGAGGAAGTGAAAGTGCAGACCTCAAAGACTTTAAAAGATTCATAGCACGTTGAGTACCCAGGATGCTGACAGTGTACAAAATGTTAACATCTAACGACTATTTCAAGATGCCATCCAGGTGTAAGGTATTAATATCTGGtgattaaatatatacatgtcaCTAATATAGACATCTCAAGTGTCCCTCTAaaccagcggttctcaacctgtgggttgcgacCATCAGAAAACACTCTTTTCTGATGCTC is part of the Mus musculus strain C57BL/6J chromosome 1, GRCm38.p6 C57BL/6J genome and encodes:
- the Rab7b gene encoding ras-related protein Rab-7b isoform X2 gives rise to the protein MPRIFRPAMLPASLSRVTWSLSSLVSPRGSPLCFILGDPSVKSRLSCIRFTGKALKPLMNPRKKVDLKLIIVGALGVGKTSLLHQYVHKTFFEEYQTTLGASILSKIIILDDTTLKLQIWDTGGQERFRSMVSTFYKGSDGCILAFDVTDPESFEALDIWRDDVLAKIIPMEQSYPMVVLGNKIDLEDRKYQGTAENHLIDSIKLSPGQPKSRCC
- the Rab7b gene encoding ras-related protein Rab-7b isoform X1; amino-acid sequence: MPRIFRPAMLPASLSRVTWSLSSLVSPRGSPLCFILGDPSVKSRLSCIRFTGKALKPLMNPRKKVDLKLIIVGALGVGKTSLLHQYVHKTFFEEYQTTLGASILSKIIILDDTTLKLQIWDTGGQERFRSMVSTFYKGSDGCILAFDVTDPESFEALDIWRDDVLAKIIPMEQSYPMVVLGNKIDLEDRKVSQEVVHGWCKEKDMPYFEVSAKNDINVVQAFEVLASRALLRYQGTAENHLIDSIKLSPGQPKSRCC
- the Rab7b gene encoding ras-related protein Rab-7b isoform 2 (isoform 2 is encoded by transcript variant 2); this encodes MNPRKKVDLKLIIVGALGVGKTSLLHQYVHKTFFEEYQTTLGASILSKIIILDDTTLKLQIWDTGGQERFRSMVSTFYKGSDGCILAFDVTDPESFEALDIWRDDVLAKIIPMEQSYPMVVLGNKIDLEDRKYQGTAENHLIDSIKLSPGQPKSRCC
- the Rab7b gene encoding ras-related protein Rab-7b isoform X3 encodes the protein MNPRKKVDLKLIIVGALGVGKTSLLHQYVHKTFFEEYQTTLGASILSKIIILDDTTLKLQIWDTGGQERFRSMVSTFYKGSDGCILAFDVTDPESFEALDIWRDDVLAKIIPMEQSYPMVVLGNKIDLEDRKVSQEVVHGWCKEKDMPYFEVSAKNDINVVQAFEVLASRALLRYQGTAENHLIDSIKLSPGQPKSRCC